In one Pseudomonas sp. R84 genomic region, the following are encoded:
- the folX gene encoding dihydroneopterin triphosphate 2'-epimerase — protein MPQLQPGMARIRVKDLRLRTFIGINEDEILNKQDVLINLTILYAAQEAVRDNDIDHALNYRTITKAIIAHVEGNRFALLERLTQELLDLVMSNGSVLYAEVEVDKPHALRFAESVSITLAASR, from the coding sequence ATGCCACAACTTCAGCCGGGAATGGCGCGCATCCGGGTCAAGGATCTGCGCTTGCGCACCTTTATCGGGATCAACGAGGACGAAATCCTCAACAAGCAGGATGTGCTGATCAACCTGACCATTCTGTACGCCGCGCAGGAAGCGGTGCGTGACAACGACATTGATCACGCACTGAACTACCGCACGATCACCAAAGCGATCATCGCCCACGTCGAAGGCAACCGCTTTGCCCTGCTAGAACGCCTGACGCAGGAATTGCTCGATCTGGTGATGAGCAACGGTTCGGTACTGTACGCCGAAGTCGAAGTCGACAAGCCACATGCGCTGAGGTTTGCCGAGTCGGTGTCGATCACGCTCGCGGCTAGCCGCTGA
- the cysZ gene encoding sulfate transporter CysZ: protein MPAPVLSGPQYLREGLKLVLSPGLRLFVLLPLAINLVLFVGLIYLAGHQFSLWVDTLMPSLPEWLSFLSYILWPLFVVLVALMVFFTFTMLANVIAAPFNGFLAEKVEVVVRGTDDFPAFSWGELIAMVPRTLAREMRKLGYFLPRAIGLFILSFIPVVNIIAAPLWLLFGVWMMAIQYIDYPADNHKLGWNEMLAWLREKRWQSMSFGAIVYLVLLIPVVNILMMPAAVAGATLFWVRERGAENLVTQR from the coding sequence ATGCCCGCCCCCGTTCTGTCCGGCCCGCAATACCTGCGCGAAGGCCTGAAACTGGTCCTCAGCCCCGGCCTGCGCCTGTTCGTATTGCTGCCGCTGGCGATCAACCTGGTGCTGTTCGTCGGATTGATCTATCTGGCCGGCCACCAGTTCAGCCTGTGGGTCGATACGCTGATGCCGTCGCTGCCCGAATGGCTGAGTTTCCTCAGCTACATCCTCTGGCCCTTATTCGTCGTGCTGGTGGCGTTGATGGTGTTCTTCACCTTCACCATGCTCGCCAACGTGATCGCCGCGCCGTTCAACGGTTTTCTCGCGGAAAAAGTCGAAGTGGTGGTGCGTGGCACTGATGACTTCCCGGCGTTCAGCTGGGGCGAACTGATCGCCATGGTCCCGCGCACCCTCGCCCGGGAAATGCGCAAACTGGGCTACTTCCTGCCGCGCGCCATCGGCCTGTTCATCCTCTCGTTCATCCCTGTGGTGAACATCATTGCCGCACCGCTGTGGTTGTTGTTCGGCGTGTGGATGATGGCGATCCAGTACATCGACTACCCGGCGGACAACCACAAACTGGGCTGGAACGAAATGCTCGCCTGGCTGCGCGAGAAGCGCTGGCAGAGCATGAGTTTTGGCGCAATCGTCTATCTGGTGCTGCTGATTCCGGTGGTCAACATCCTGATGATGCCGGCGGCGGTGGCCGGGGCGACGTTGTTCTGGGTGCGTGAGCGTGGGGCCGAGAACCTGGTAACGCAGCGCTAA
- a CDS encoding HopJ type III effector protein, protein MSDLNTLRASLNSGDHAFADTLAFIAAGYDYQPQAFSNGGVENAAGQNEGSCKTLGLALLEGLSDEEALLAFGEHYRSVVATPEGSDHGNIRALIQHGLAGVKFTAQPLTRR, encoded by the coding sequence ATGAGTGACCTGAACACCCTGCGCGCCAGCCTCAACAGCGGCGACCACGCTTTCGCCGACACCCTGGCCTTCATCGCCGCCGGTTACGACTACCAGCCGCAGGCTTTCAGCAACGGTGGCGTGGAAAACGCCGCCGGGCAGAACGAAGGTTCGTGCAAGACCTTGGGTCTGGCGCTGCTGGAAGGTCTGAGCGATGAAGAAGCGCTGTTGGCGTTTGGTGAGCATTACCGCTCGGTGGTCGCAACGCCAGAGGGCAGCGATCACGGCAACATCCGTGCGTTGATCCAGCACGGTCTGGCCGGCGTCAAATTCACCGCCCAACCCCTGACCCGCCGCTGA
- the trxB gene encoding thioredoxin-disulfide reductase, which produces MSEVRHSRVIILGSGPAGYSAAVYAARANLKPLLITGMQAGGQLTTTTEVDNWPGDVHGLTGPALMERMREHAERFETEIVFDHINAVDFAAKPYTLTGDSATYTCDALIIATGASARYLGLPSEETFMGKGVSACATCDGFFYRNKPVAVVGGGNTAVEEALYLANIASTVTLIHRRETFRAEKILIDKLNARVAEGKIILKLNANLDEVLGDNMGVTGARLKNNDGSFDEITVDGVFIAIGHTPNTSLFEGQLTLKDGYLVVHGGREGNATATSVEGIFAAGDVADHVYRQAITSAGAGCMAALDTERYLDGLQNASF; this is translated from the coding sequence ATGTCTGAAGTCCGTCATTCGCGAGTGATTATTCTCGGTTCCGGCCCTGCCGGTTACAGCGCAGCGGTATACGCGGCCCGTGCCAACCTCAAGCCACTGCTGATCACCGGCATGCAGGCTGGCGGTCAACTGACCACCACCACCGAAGTCGACAACTGGCCGGGCGATGTCCATGGTCTGACCGGCCCTGCACTGATGGAGCGCATGCGCGAGCACGCCGAGCGCTTTGAAACCGAGATCGTGTTCGATCACATCAACGCTGTGGATTTCGCTGCCAAGCCTTACACCCTGACCGGCGACAGCGCGACTTACACCTGCGACGCCCTGATCATCGCCACCGGCGCCAGCGCGCGTTATCTGGGCCTGCCGTCGGAAGAAACGTTCATGGGCAAAGGCGTTTCGGCCTGCGCGACCTGTGACGGTTTCTTTTACCGCAACAAGCCTGTTGCAGTGGTCGGCGGCGGCAACACCGCGGTTGAAGAAGCACTGTACCTGGCCAACATCGCCAGCACCGTGACCCTGATCCACCGTCGCGAAACCTTCCGCGCCGAGAAGATCCTGATCGACAAGCTCAACGCTCGTGTGGCCGAAGGCAAGATCATCCTTAAGTTGAACGCCAACCTCGACGAAGTCCTGGGCGACAACATGGGCGTGACCGGCGCGCGTCTGAAGAACAACGACGGCAGCTTCGACGAAATCACCGTCGACGGCGTGTTCATCGCTATCGGCCACACCCCGAACACTTCGCTGTTCGAAGGCCAACTGACCCTGAAAGACGGTTACCTGGTGGTGCACGGCGGCCGTGAAGGCAATGCCACTGCGACCAGCGTTGAAGGTATCTTCGCCGCCGGTGACGTGGCTGACCACGTTTACCGTCAGGCCATCACCTCGGCCGGCGCCGGCTGCATGGCGGCACTGGACACCGAACGTTACCTGGACGGTCTGCAGAACGCTTCGTTCTAA
- a CDS encoding DUF1244 domain-containing protein produces the protein MTDQQRLELEAAAFRRLVAHLDSRKDVQNIDLMNLAGFCRNCLSKWYKAEADERQIEVSLDDAREVIYGMPYAEWKAQFQQEANAEQQAAFAKGKTHE, from the coding sequence ATGACTGATCAACAACGCCTCGAACTCGAAGCCGCCGCTTTCCGCCGGCTGGTCGCCCACCTGGACAGCCGCAAGGACGTACAGAACATCGACCTGATGAACCTCGCCGGGTTCTGCCGCAACTGCCTGTCGAAGTGGTACAAGGCCGAAGCCGACGAGCGCCAGATCGAGGTCAGCCTCGATGACGCCCGCGAGGTGATTTACGGCATGCCGTACGCCGAGTGGAAAGCCCAATTTCAGCAAGAAGCCAACGCCGAGCAACAAGCCGCGTTCGCCAAAGGAAAAACCCATGAGTGA